The following proteins are co-located in the Pedobacter sp. FW305-3-2-15-E-R2A2 genome:
- a CDS encoding GspE/PulE family protein, translating to MSLENQELDPIFIHSISKEQAWHYRILPKENDPERMVFLCDEGMELQQLSDELEILLGKSIFLEERSSEIISTLLHKHYLKENGQHQFQKTVTAIEGDGFLNDLIREARNLKSSDIHIEIYEERCRVRIRIDGMMVERYVLKKTEYPALINKIKIMSNLDIAEKRLPQDGRINFRNGEEQFDIRVSVLPTLHGEKVVLRLLNNNAANIDLNHVGFSDFDLENYLQGVKRPNGIILISGPTGSGKTTTLYATLKYLNKETRNILTIEDPIEYTLQGINQVQLKESIGLTFASALRTFLRQDPDVIMVGEIRDPETANMAIRAALTGHLVLSTVHTNSAWGTVSRLMDMGIPSFLVANTLNTSVAQRLLRLLCKKCREKVPLDPAAYPKQFKPYTIVNEHYIAKGCEHCYYTGYSGRKAVYEVIPLDQELTFEIKQGNMHINPLLEARGIKTLGENAFALFASGETTIEEIYPLLFTS from the coding sequence ATGAGTTTAGAAAATCAAGAATTAGATCCGATATTTATCCATTCGATAAGTAAAGAACAGGCCTGGCATTATCGCATTCTTCCGAAGGAAAACGATCCTGAAAGAATGGTTTTCCTTTGTGATGAAGGAATGGAACTTCAGCAATTGTCTGATGAACTGGAAATTTTACTTGGTAAGAGCATTTTTCTTGAAGAGCGCTCTTCTGAAATCATTAGCACTTTACTGCATAAACATTACCTTAAAGAGAATGGACAGCACCAGTTTCAGAAGACGGTAACTGCGATTGAAGGTGATGGTTTTCTGAATGATTTAATCCGGGAAGCAAGGAATCTGAAAAGCAGTGATATTCACATAGAAATTTATGAGGAGCGTTGCAGGGTACGGATCCGTATAGACGGAATGATGGTGGAACGCTATGTACTTAAAAAGACGGAATATCCTGCCCTGATCAATAAGATCAAAATCATGTCTAATCTGGACATTGCCGAAAAGAGACTCCCTCAGGATGGCAGGATAAATTTTAGAAATGGTGAAGAGCAATTCGACATCAGGGTTTCAGTTTTACCCACATTACATGGGGAGAAGGTGGTACTGCGTTTACTGAATAATAATGCTGCGAATATTGACCTGAACCACGTTGGTTTTTCTGATTTCGATCTGGAAAATTATCTCCAGGGTGTAAAAAGACCAAATGGAATCATCCTCATCAGTGGACCAACGGGTTCAGGTAAGACCACTACTCTGTATGCTACACTAAAATACCTGAATAAAGAGACCAGAAATATATTAACAATTGAAGATCCTATTGAATATACTCTTCAGGGAATTAACCAGGTACAATTAAAGGAAAGCATCGGACTTACGTTTGCTTCTGCTTTAAGAACTTTCCTGAGACAGGATCCTGATGTAATCATGGTAGGGGAGATCCGTGATCCTGAAACGGCTAATATGGCCATCAGGGCAGCATTGACAGGTCACCTGGTACTTTCTACAGTGCATACCAACTCTGCCTGGGGAACAGTATCAAGATTAATGGATATGGGAATTCCGTCATTTTTAGTAGCGAATACCCTGAATACTTCCGTCGCACAGCGACTGTTACGGTTGTTGTGTAAAAAATGCCGCGAAAAGGTCCCATTGGATCCTGCTGCTTATCCAAAACAATTCAAGCCTTATACTATCGTAAACGAACATTATATAGCCAAAGGCTGTGAGCATTGTTATTATACTGGATATAGTGGAAGGAAAGCCGTTTATGAAGTTATTCCGCTGGATCAGGAATTAACCTTTGAGATTAAACAAGGGAATATGCACATTAACCCTTTGTTGGAGGCCAGAGGAATTAAAACACTGGGAGAAAATGCTTTTGCCCTTTTTGCCTCCGGAGAGACCACTATAGAAGAAATTTACCCGTTACTTTTTACAAGCTAA
- a CDS encoding type II secretion system protein, translating into MNKQLLKRKVKAYTLTEILVVLVIIGILVLLALPNLLPLITKAKSTEAKVQLEHVATLEKSYFYEKSKYSADLTEIGFIQEKLTTDGKDGRANYKIEVVTATNNAFLARATAVTDFDGDGTFNVWEIDQDKNLKEVVAD; encoded by the coding sequence TAAAAGCCTATACACTTACAGAGATCCTCGTTGTACTCGTGATCATTGGGATTCTGGTACTGTTGGCTTTACCGAATTTGCTTCCATTAATAACGAAAGCTAAAAGTACAGAAGCAAAGGTCCAACTGGAACATGTGGCAACACTGGAGAAGAGCTATTTCTATGAAAAATCTAAATATAGTGCTGACCTTACAGAAATTGGTTTTATACAGGAAAAGTTAACCACTGATGGTAAAGATGGAAGAGCAAACTATAAAATAGAAGTCGTAACGGCAACGAACAACGCCTTTCTTGCACGTGCAACAGCTGTTACAGATTTTGATGGTGATGGAACATTTAATGTTTGGGAAATTGATCAGGATAAAAATCTGAAAGAAGTCGTGGCTGATTAA